CGGGCAGTTCGGACCGTACGCTGACGTACTGGCCCGGGCGGAACGGCGGCGTGGGGTGGCCGTCGACGGGCCGGAGTGCGAGGGAGACCGCGTCGGGGGTCTGCTCGCGCCGTTCGACGATCTCCATGCGGCGCCAGACCTCTCCCTCGGCGACCCCCGCCTCCTGGTAGAGGCGGGTTTCGAGGGCCATGAGCGCGTGGGCCATCAGCCAGTAGACCTCGTCCCAGGCCGCCGCGACCTCGGGGGTGACGGCGTCGCCGAGCACCTCCGCGATGGCGGCGAACAGATGACGGTGGACGATCTTGTACTGCTCGGCCGTGATGCCGAGGGAGGCGTGCTTGTGCGCGATCCTGGAGAGCATCGCGTCCGGACGGACGTCGGGGTGGTCCAGCAGCATGCCGGCGAACCCGGCGATGGAACCGGCCAGCGCCCGCTGCTGCTCCCCGCCGGCCTGGTTGCCGCGGTTGAAGAGGTCCCGCAGCAGCTCGGGGTGGGCGTCAAACAGCTTCCGGTAGAAGAGCGTGGTGATGTCGCCGAGGGCGCCACCCACCGCCGGGAGGGTGGCCCGGACCACGGGGACCGACTGTTCGGAGAGCACGGTGACTCCTTAATTGGTAACTGAAATTCGTGTTTTGACGCCGACTCGCCCCCCGTCCGCGACGGTCACACACCCCGCCCTCCGGTCACACCGAGGAGCGGTCACACCGAGGGGCGGTCCGTCAGGCCGATGAGGACCGGACCGGTCGGCGAGGCCACCAGGTCGGTCACGGTCAGCGGGTCGAGCGCGGCGTAGAACGCCTCCTGCGCTTCCCGCAGCGCGCCCCGCAGGCGGCAGGCCCCGCGCAAGGGGCACGGCGAGTCGCCCTCGCAGGCGACCACCTCACCGTCGCCCTCCAGCTCGCGCACCAGTCGGCCCACCGAGGCGCGCCGCCCCGGGTCGGTCAGCGTGAGCCCGCCGCCGCGCCCGCGCCGCGCCTCGACCACGCCGAGGTGCCGCAGCCGCGTGATGGCCTTCGCCGCATGCGTGTACGGCACGCCGACCGCCTCGGCCACCTCGCGGGTGGTCAAGGGGTCGTCCCCGTCTCTCACGACCGCCAGGCGCATGACGGAGCGCAGCGCCAGGTCGGTGAACTTCGTCAGCCGCACAGCCCGGACGCTATCAAATACGCATGCTAGATTCGTCTTTACCTCGCGCCCTCGGCCTGTGGAGCGCGTCACTCGACCGGCCGTGCCGGGGCCGGCCGCTCGACGGGGCGGCCGGACAGTCCGGTCGGGCATCTCGGACCTTGGGACGGTGGCATCCGATGGCAGCGGCAGACCGCGACTCCCCCGCCCCGGCGGCGGACACCCCTCGCCCCCGGGTCCTCTGCGACCTCGCGGAGCTCCTGCCGCCCGGCGACGACCTGTCCGCCGGCGCCCTGTGGAGGCTCGCGGAGCCCGGACGACAGCTCGACGCCAACGTCGTCCGCATCCCCGCGGCGGGGCGGGTCGACACCCACACGGAGCCGGACCTCGACGTCCTGCTGCTCGTCCTCGACGGCGAGGCCGCCCTCGTCGGTCCCGACGGCCGGCGGCCCCTGCGCGCGGGCGCCCTGACCTGGCTGCCCCACGGCTCGACGCGCGCGGTCCACGCCGGACCGGACGGGGTGACGTACCTGACCGTGCACCGACGGCGTCCCGGCATGCGGATCCAGCCCCCGGAGGCCGCCGACCGGCTCCGGCCCGACGAAACCTGAGGCCGCGGCGGCCGGCCGACGCGGGCGGACACGGACGGCCGGCGCGGCGGTGACCAGGCGCGTGGCGGTGGCGTCGCGGCCGGACCTCTGCGCCTGGAGCGGGAAACGAGACACGGCGGCGTCAGGATCCGTCACTGTTGCGTCGGCCTTGTGTGGGCACCCCGTGAGGGACGAGAGAGGTGGCGACATGGAGGACTGGCGCGGGTTCGCTCAGCAGATGGCGTCGTTGGCGCGCGATCTGCTGGCCCAGGAATCGGTGAACGACACGCTCAAGCGCATCACCGGTTCGGCCACGGAACTGGTGGAGGGCTGCGACGCCGCCGGCATCCTCATCCTGCGCGGCCACCGGGTGCAGTCCCTCGCCCCCACCGACCAGGTGGTGGTGGACAGCGACGATCTGCAAGGACGCGTCGGGGAAGGACCGTGCTTCGACGCCGCGCGCACCTCCGAGGGGCAGCGGCAGTTCCGGATCGCCGACTTCACCGATCAGGCACGGCGCTGGCCCGAGTACGTGCCCGCGGCCCGCAGGCTGGGGCTGGGCAGCATGATGGGGTTCCTGCTCTTCACCGAGGACGAGGACCTCGGTGCCCTGAACCTGTACTCCTACCGCCCGGGGGCGTTCACGGAAGCCAGCGAGCTGGCCGGCTGGCTGCTCGCCTCCCACGCCGCCGTCGCCTTCTCCAGCGCCCGTACGCACGCCCAGATGCAGGAGGCGATCGGTACCCGGCACACGATCGGCGAGGCCATGGGCATCCTCATGGGCAGCCGGCGGCTGACCGAGGACCAGGCCTTCGCGGTGCTGCGCCGGTACTCGCAGGACCACAACGTGAAGCTCCGCGACATCGCCCGCCAGGTGTGCGAGCGGGGCGGCCCGCCCTGAGCCCTCCAGGCGCCCGGACCCCGAACGCGCACCGGATGGCGTACGGCTCGGCCGCAGCGGGCACACGACAGCGATGACCTTGGCCGACTTCCTCTTCGCCGTACTGGGGGCGGGTGCGCTCGCGGCGGCCGTGATACCCCGGCTGGTGGCCGGGCGACCCCTGTCCATGCCGCTCGTCTTCCTGGCCTGCGGCGTCGTCCTGCAACTGCTCCCCACGCCGCTGCCCGAGATCGACCTCGTACGCGACCGGGTGTGGGTGGAGCACCTGACCGAGATCTGCGTGATCGTCTCCCTGATGGGCGCCGGCCTCGCGCTGAACCGTCCCTTCGGCCGGCGCCGCTGGCAGGCTCCCTGGCGGCTGATCGGCATCGCCATGCCCCTGACCATCGCGGCCACGGGACTGCTCGCCTGGTGGCTGCTGGACTGGCCGCCGGCCGCCGCGCTGCTGCTCGCCGCCGTACTGGCACCCACCGACCCGGTCCTCGCCTCCGAGGTGCGGGTGGGTGCGCCCACCGACTCCGAACACGACGAGGACGAGGTGCGGTTCGCGCTCACCGGTGAGGCAGGGCTGAACGACGGCCTGGCCTTCCCGGTCGTCATGGCCGCGATCGCACTGGCAGCGTCCGCGGGCACCGGCATGTCCGGTGACTGGGTCGGGCACTGGCTGCTGGTCGACCTGCTCTACGGGTGCCTGGTCGGCGTCCTGGCGGGCCTGGCCGTCGGCAGACTGCTCGGCTGGCTGTTCTTCCGCGCCGGCCCGGAGTCGTTCCGCCTGTCCGAACACCGCGAGGGCTTCGTCGCCCTGGGCGCCACCTTCCTGTCCTACGGCGTCACCGAACTCGCCCACGGCTACGGCTTCCTGGCCGTCTTCGTCACCGCCTGCAGCATCCGCGCCGCCGAACGCGACCACGGCTACCACGCCGTGCTCCACGACTTCGTCGAGCAGGTGGAACGGCTGCTGACCGCCGGGCTCCTCTTTCTGCTGGGTGCCTGTGTCGCCCAGGGCGCCCTGGCCGACCTGACCTGGCGGGGCGCGGCCGTCGGTCTGCTCGTGCTGCTCGCGGCCCGGCCGGCGGCCGGGTGGATCGCGCAGCTCGGAACGGCCGCGGGACCACGGGAACGGCTCGTCACCGCCTTCTTCGGCATCCGCGGCATCGGCTCGCTGTTCTATCTCGCGCACGCCCTCGGAACGGAGGGCTTCCACGTGCCGGCCGGGGAGTTGTGGGCCGTGGTGGCCTTCACCGTCCTCGCCTCCGTGGCCCTGCACGGGGTGACCGCCTCTCCCGTGATCGCCCGCCTCGACCGGCTGCGGACGCTCAGGGCGCACGGCCGCCGGCACCCCGGGCGGACACCGAGCGAGGCGGACGTGGCCGGCGAGCGTCTGTGACCGCGACGCGAGAAACCGACGGAATCCGCGCGGTAATTGAGCAAGACCCTTCTCCTTCGGATCGCCGACTCTCGTATAGTGATCGCCAGTTGCGTGCCGTGTGAAAGCTGCCTGCCCACACGCGCCCCGAAGCCGACACGAGGGCCGCTCCGGCGGCCTGGCGAGGACCCGATTGATGACCGCGCCCGCCCGCCCCGGCGACCGACCCTCCCCCCGCGCCCTCGTATCCGTGGCCCTGCCCTGCGCGGTGGTCTCGGCGCTCGTCGTCGGCGGCGCCGTCGCCGCGGCACCGCCCTCGGTACGGGTCCCCCTCGGCCTGGGAGCGAGCGCCGCGGCGATCCTGCTCTGCGTGGCGGTGACCGTGGCCGTGCACGCCGTGCGCGAGGGGCGGGCCACCCGCCGCCTGCTGGACACCGCTCGCGCGGACGTCGGCGGACTCACGCGGGACCGGGCGCGCCTCGCCGAGCAGGCGGCACGGGAGCAGGAGCGCCTGCGGGCCGAGGCCGAGCGTGAACGGGCCCTTCTGCTCGGCGAGTTCGACCGGGATCGGGAGCGACTGGCGGACGGTTTCGAGCAGGAGCGCGCACGTCTGGCCGAAGAACGGGCCCAGGAGGTCGCCCGGCTCACCGAGGAGACCGGCCGGCTGCGGACGCGGCTGGACCGGGCGACCGGAGAGCGGGCCGCCGCCGTCTCGGCGACCGCCAACGCGGCCGGCCGGATGCAGGCGTTGGCCACGGGGATGCTCGCCGACCTGCGGGCCATGGAGGAGCGGCACGGCGACGAGGACGTCCTCACCGACCTGTTGCACCTCGACCACCGCACCGCTCAGGCGGGCCGGCTCGCCGACTCCGTCGCCGTCCTCACCGGCGCTCGCTCCGGACGCCGGTGGGCGCGGCCCATCGGCATGGAGTCGATCCTGCGCGGGGCGATGGGACGTATCGCCGGATACCAGCGGGTGCGTGTCCACTCGGCCAGCGATCGCGCGGTCGCCGGGCACGCCGCCGAGGGCGTCATGCACGCGCTCGCCGAGATCCTCGACAACGCGGCGAACTTCTCGCCGCCGACCGCCGAGGTCCACGTGTACGTGGAGGAGGTGCCGGCCGGCGTCATCGTGTCCGTGGAGGACAGCGGGCTGGTGATGGGCGAGGTCCAACTGCGCCGCGCCCAGCAGGCGGTCTCCGGCGACACCGCCGGTATCGGCGGCCTGACCGGCACCCGGCTGGGCCTCGCCGTGGTGGGCCGGCTGTCGGCGAAGTACGGGCTGAAGGTGTCCTTCCGGCCGTCCGCGCGCGGCGGCACCGGCGTGCTGATGCTCATCCCCCAGGACATCCTCAGCGGCCCGGCCGTGTCCGAGGGCCCCGCCTCGCACGCGGCGGCCCCGGACGGGATCACCTCGAACCGGACCGCCACGAGCCCCGCGGTCGCGGTCCCGGCGGACCCGCCGCGCTCAGCGGCGGACCCGGCCGTCGCGCCCGCCCCCGCCGGCGACCTCGCCCCCGGCGGCGCGGACCTCGAACCGCTTCCCGTCCACGAGTCGGCGGAGCGCGGGCCGCACGCTGCGGGCGAGTCCGCCGAGCCGGCCACGGAACTGCCCAAGCGCCGCCGCGGCCGCACCCTCGCCGCGGCCGAGCGCGCCCGGTCCACGACCAGGACCGACGAGCCCCGCCCCGCCCCGCCCGCCGACGACGCGAAGGTGCGCGCGGCCCGCTTCAGCAGCTTCCGCCAGGCGGTACGGCCGGCCGGCCCCTCCGGTGCGCGGGGCAGCGCCCCACAGCCGGACACCGCCGCACCCGAACCCACCGAGACGGCCCCCGACCACCCGTCCCACTCGCACGCGCACCCGGAAGGCGACACCACCTCATGACCGGCTCGACCACCGCCGACGAGAAGCTCACCTGGCTCATCGAGGGCCTCCTGGAGCGCACTCCGGGTGCGCGGCACGCGCTCGTCCTCTCCCGGGACGGACTCAAGCTGTGCCGCACCCCCGAGCTCTCCGTCGACCAGGCCGACCAGCTCGCGGCGATCGCCGCCGGCATCCAGTCGCTCTCCCACGGCGCGTCCGTGGAGTTCGGGGACGGCAGCGGCGGTGTGCGCTCGGCCATGACCGAGTTCTACGGCGGCATCCTGTTCATCGTCGAGGCGGGTGAGGGCGCGCACCTGGCCGTCGTCACCTCGGAGGACGCGGACGCGGGGCTCGTCGGACACAACATGAGCGAGCTCATCGAGCAGCTCGGCGAGCACCTCACCGCGCAGCCCCGTACGTCATGAGCCGCCCCGGCAGGGACGACGCACCCGACCGCCTGTACACCGTCACCCAGGGGCGCAGCCGGTCGGGGCCCGACAGCCCCTTCGACCTCGTCACCCTCATCGTCGCCGAGTGCGAGCCGGGGCCCGGCATGCAGTCGGAGCACACGGCGATCCTGCGGATGACCGAGGCCCCCACGGCGGTGGTGGAGATCGCCGCCGAACTGCGGCTCCCGGTGAGCATCACCAAGATCCTGCTCTCCGACCTGCACGCCGCAGGGCGCGTGAGCGTGCGCCATCCGCGCAAGGCAGCCGTCCCCGATCCCGACATCCTGGAGCAGGTGCTCGTTGGACTCCGCAATCTCTGACGCCTCCACACCAGCGCGTACACCGCTGGGTGCGTCCGCCGACAACGGTCTCAAGATCGTGGTCGTGGGCGGGTTCGGTGTCGGCAAGACGACCATGGTCCGCTCGGTCAGCGAGATACGTCCCCTCAACACCGAGGAGACCATGACGCAGGCCGGCGAGGCGGTCGACGACATCAGCGAGGTGCGCGGGAAGACCGCGACGACCGTGGCCTTCGACTTCGGCCGCATCAGCCTCGACGCGCGCAACGTGCTGTACCTGTTCGGCGCGCCCGGCCAGGAGCGCTTCTGGTTCCTCTGGGACCGGCTGTTCTCCGGCACGCTCGGCGCGGTGGTCCTGGTGGACACCCGCCGCATCGACGACTCCTGGTACGCCATCGACCGTCTGGAGCACCACGGCACGCCGTTCATCGTCGCCTGCAACGACTTCGGCGGCCCCCGGCACTCCCCCGACGCCGTCCGCGAGGCTCTCGACCTGGACCCCCGGGTGCCCCTGGTCTCCTGCGACGCCCGGTCCCGCGAGTCCAGCAAGCAGGTGCTGATCGCGCTGGTCGAGCACCTCCAGGCGTGCTACGCCGCCCAGCCCCGACAGGAGTTCGTGTGAGCACCGACGCCACCGACGCCGTACCGCTCAGCGGTCCCCGCTTCCAGACCGAGCCCGCACTGCTGTACCGGCAGATGCGGCGCGAGCACGGTGCCGTCACCCCGGTGCTGCTGGACGGAGACGTCCCCGCGTGGCTGGTGCTCGGCTACCGGGAACTGCACCAGGTGACCGGCGACCCGGTGCTGTTCAGCCGGGACTCCGACCTGTGGAACCAGTGGGAGAACATCCCCGGCGACTGGCCGCTGCTGCCGATGATCGGCCGCAAGCAGCCGTCGATCCTCTACACGGTCGGCGAGCGGCACCGGGAACGCGCCGCCATGATCAGCGACGCCCTGGAGGCCGTCGACCCGCACGTGCTGCGCGGCCACGCCGAGCGGTTCGCCGACGAGCTGGTGGACCGGCTCTGCGCCAAGGGCGAGGCCGACCTCGTCGGCGACTACGCCATGCTGCTGCCGGTGCGCGTGCTGACGCGCCTGTACGGCTTCTCCGACGAGGAGGGTCCCGCGCTCGTCACCGCCCTCAACGACATGATCGACGGCAGGGAGCGGGCCATCGCCGGCCAGACGCACCTCGGCACGTCGATGGCCCGGCTCCTCGCCGACCGGAAGGCGGCGCCCGCCGACGACGTCGCCTCCCGGATGCTGGCCGACGACAGCGGCTTCAGCGAGGAGGAGATCGCCCAGGACCTGATGGTGATGATGGCCGCCGGGCACCAGCCGACGGCGGACTGGATCGGCAACTCGCTGCGCCTGATGCTGACCGACGAGCGCTTCGCCGCGTCCCTGTTCGGTGGCCGCAACAGCGTCGCCGAGGCCATGAACGAGGTGCTGTGGGAGGACACTCCGACCCAGAACGTGGCCGGCCGGTGGGCGTCCCGCGACACACAGCTCGGCGGCCGTCGCATCCGCGCCGGCGACCTGCTGCTGCTCGGTCTCCAGGGCGCCAACTCCGACCCGCAGGTCCGCACCGACGGCTCGGCCCTCACCGGCGGCAACAACGCGCACTTCTCCTTCGGCCACGGTGAGCACCGCTGCCCGTTCCCCGCGCAGGAGGTCGCCGAGGTCATCGCGCGTACGGGCATCGAGGTCGTCCTCGACCGGCTGCCGGACATCGACCTGGCCGTACCCGCCGGGTCCCTCACCCGTCGTCCCTCGCCCTGGCTGCGGGGGCTGACCGAACTGCCCGTGCGCTTCACCCCGACCACCGCCCTGGGAGGCACGTCAGCATGACGACCGGCACCGAAGAAGCCCGGATACCGCTGGACCCGTTCGTCACCGACCTGGACGGCGAGAGCGCCCGGCTGCGCGCGGCCGGTCCGCTGGCCGCGGTGGAGCTGCCGGGCGGGGTGCCCGTGTGGGCGGTCACCCACCACGCCGAGGCCAAGGCCCTCCTCACCGACCCCCGCCTGGTCAAGGACATCAATGTCTGGGGGGCGTGGCAGCGCGGCGAGATCCCCGCGGACTGGCCGCTGATCGGGCTGGCCAACCCGGGCCGTTCCATGCTCACCGTGGACGGCGCCGAGCACCGGCGGCTGCGGACGCTCGTGGCGCAGGCACTCACGGTGCGCCGCGTGGAGCACATGCGCAAGCGGATCACCGAGCTCACCGACCGGCTGCTGGACGAACTGCCGGCGGACGGCGGCGTCGTCGACCTCAAGGGCGCCTTCGCCTACCCGCTGCCGATGTACGTCGTCGCCGACCTCATGGGCATCGAGGAGGCACGGCTGCCGCGGCTGAAGGTGCTGTTCGAGAAGTTCTTCTCGACCCAGACGCCGCCGGAGGAGGTCGTGGCGACCCTCACCGAGCTGGCCGGGATCATGGCCGACACGGTCGCCGCGAAGCGCGCCGCGCCCGGTGACGACCTGACCAGTGCGCTGATCCTGGCCTCCGAGGACGGCGACCACCTCACCGACGAGGAGATCGTCTCCACGCTGCAGCTGATGGTGGCCGCGGGGCACGAGACCACGATCTCGCTCATCGTGAACGCCGTGGTCAACCTGTCCACGCACCCCGAGCAGCGGGACCTGGTGCTGTCCGGGGAGGCCGACTGGTCCGCGGTCGTCGAGGAGACGCTGCGCTACTCGACCCCCACCTCGCACGTCCTGATCCGCTTCGCGACCGAGGACGTCCCGGTCGGCGACCGGGTGATCCCCGCCGGTGACGCGCTGATCGTGTCGTACGGCGCGCTGGGCCGGGACGAGCGGGCCCACGGTCCCTCGGCGGGCGAGTTCGACATCACCCGCACCTCGCAGAACCGGCACATCTCCTTCGGGCACGGCCCGCACGTGTGCCCCGGCGCCGCCCTGTCCCGGCTGGAGGCCGGCGTGGCCCTCCCGGCGCTCTACGCCCGCTTCCCGCGGCTGGACCTGGCGGTGCCCGCGTCGGAACTGCGCAACAAGCCGGTGGTCACGCAGAACGACCTCTTCGAGCTGCCGGTCAGGCTGGTCTGACCCGGTTCCGGCACACCGCGCCGGACCAGGGGCGCACCCGCGGGGCGTTTGCCCGCCGCCCTGCGGGTAACTCCGGCATTCCGGACGCCGAACCCGAATCGGCACACCGGCGTCGACACTGCTGTGTGGCACCCCGGGAGGCGCCATGTGGAAGCGCAAGGGCAGGAAGAGCCGTCGGGCCGCGAGGCCGGTCCCCGTGGAGCTGTGCGACCTGTGCGCCAGGGTCTTCCCCGCGGACGAGTCCGTGGGCGGCTACGTCCCGGACTCCTCGGCGGCGCACGCCACCGAGGACTGCTTCGACGGGCTGCGCCGCATCACCGCGTGCTGCGACGAACACTTCGACGTGATCAAGGACGGCTACGCGCACCGGCCCTTCGTGACGGAGGAGCTGTGGGCCGCGAAGCTCACCCGCGCCCTGACCAGTGGCCCGACGGCGCTCTCCATGGACCAGCTCGGCTGCCGGACCGGCCTCCAGGAGCCGCAGATACGCGCCGCCATCGCCTGGCACAACGAGCGGATGCGCGAGCAGCAGCGCACGGACCCCTGACCCGGGCCGGGAGACGGGTCCTTTCCGCGCCGCCCGGCCGCGTGAGCGCGATCTGGGCCGCGGGAGGGGGAACGGGGCCGCGTGAGCGCGCCTGGGACCACGAGAGTGGGACCCCGCGGGACCCGGTGAGTGGGGCCGGGGCCCGGTGAGTGGGGTCGGGGCCCGGTGAGTGGGGTCGGGGCCCGGTGAGTGGGGCCGGGGCCCGCGTGGCCCGCTTCAAGGACCGCGCCGGGCCAGCCCCGGACGGCCGCCGCACCCCCGCCGTCCACCCCACGGGCCCACCGATCCCGCGCCGTCCGTCCACGGGCCCACCGCACCCGCACCGGCCACCCCACGGGCCCACCGATCCCGCACCGGCCGTCCCGCAGGCCCAGCGCACCCGCACCGTCCACCCCGCAGGCCACCGATCCCGCTCCGGCCGTCCCGCAGGCCCACCGATCCGGCACCGTCCGTCCCATGGCCCACCGCCCCCGCGCCGACCACCCCACCGCCCACCGATCCCGCGTCGGCGA
This region of Streptomyces ambofaciens ATCC 23877 genomic DNA includes:
- a CDS encoding globin domain-containing protein: MLSEQSVPVVRATLPAVGGALGDITTLFYRKLFDAHPELLRDLFNRGNQAGGEQQRALAGSIAGFAGMLLDHPDVRPDAMLSRIAHKHASLGITAEQYKIVHRHLFAAIAEVLGDAVTPEVAAAWDEVYWLMAHALMALETRLYQEAGVAEGEVWRRMEIVERREQTPDAVSLALRPVDGHPTPPFRPGQYVSVRSELPDGSRQIRQYSLSAGPGRSDRRITVKRVRGGAGPEGEVSSWLHAHAREGDVLTVSAPFGDLAPVDGDGPLLLASAGIGITPVLSVLDHLAASGATRPVTVVHADRTPADHAHRQEQLDLIRALPGARLHLWYEEPGDQAPHASAGRADLAGVDLPPGLTAYLCGPVPFMRAVRGDLLRRGVPARAVHYEVFGPDLWLGRP
- the nsrR gene encoding nitric oxide-sensing transcriptional repressor NsrR, which translates into the protein MRLTKFTDLALRSVMRLAVVRDGDDPLTTREVAEAVGVPYTHAAKAITRLRHLGVVEARRGRGGGLTLTDPGRRASVGRLVRELEGDGEVVACEGDSPCPLRGACRLRGALREAQEAFYAALDPLTVTDLVASPTGPVLIGLTDRPSV
- a CDS encoding GAF and ANTAR domain-containing protein; this encodes MEDWRGFAQQMASLARDLLAQESVNDTLKRITGSATELVEGCDAAGILILRGHRVQSLAPTDQVVVDSDDLQGRVGEGPCFDAARTSEGQRQFRIADFTDQARRWPEYVPAARRLGLGSMMGFLLFTEDEDLGALNLYSYRPGAFTEASELAGWLLASHAAVAFSSARTHAQMQEAIGTRHTIGEAMGILMGSRRLTEDQAFAVLRRYSQDHNVKLRDIARQVCERGGPP
- a CDS encoding cation:proton antiporter yields the protein MTLADFLFAVLGAGALAAAVIPRLVAGRPLSMPLVFLACGVVLQLLPTPLPEIDLVRDRVWVEHLTEICVIVSLMGAGLALNRPFGRRRWQAPWRLIGIAMPLTIAATGLLAWWLLDWPPAAALLLAAVLAPTDPVLASEVRVGAPTDSEHDEDEVRFALTGEAGLNDGLAFPVVMAAIALAASAGTGMSGDWVGHWLLVDLLYGCLVGVLAGLAVGRLLGWLFFRAGPESFRLSEHREGFVALGATFLSYGVTELAHGYGFLAVFVTACSIRAAERDHGYHAVLHDFVEQVERLLTAGLLFLLGACVAQGALADLTWRGAAVGLLVLLAARPAAGWIAQLGTAAGPRERLVTAFFGIRGIGSLFYLAHALGTEGFHVPAGELWAVVAFTVLASVALHGVTASPVIARLDRLRTLRAHGRRHPGRTPSEADVAGERL
- a CDS encoding ATP-binding protein, with amino-acid sequence MTAPARPGDRPSPRALVSVALPCAVVSALVVGGAVAAAPPSVRVPLGLGASAAAILLCVAVTVAVHAVREGRATRRLLDTARADVGGLTRDRARLAEQAAREQERLRAEAERERALLLGEFDRDRERLADGFEQERARLAEERAQEVARLTEETGRLRTRLDRATGERAAAVSATANAAGRMQALATGMLADLRAMEERHGDEDVLTDLLHLDHRTAQAGRLADSVAVLTGARSGRRWARPIGMESILRGAMGRIAGYQRVRVHSASDRAVAGHAAEGVMHALAEILDNAANFSPPTAEVHVYVEEVPAGVIVSVEDSGLVMGEVQLRRAQQAVSGDTAGIGGLTGTRLGLAVVGRLSAKYGLKVSFRPSARGGTGVLMLIPQDILSGPAVSEGPASHAAAPDGITSNRTATSPAVAVPADPPRSAADPAVAPAPAGDLAPGGADLEPLPVHESAERGPHAAGESAEPATELPKRRRGRTLAAAERARSTTRTDEPRPAPPADDAKVRAARFSSFRQAVRPAGPSGARGSAPQPDTAAPEPTETAPDHPSHSHAHPEGDTTS
- a CDS encoding roadblock/LC7 domain-containing protein, whose protein sequence is MTGSTTADEKLTWLIEGLLERTPGARHALVLSRDGLKLCRTPELSVDQADQLAAIAAGIQSLSHGASVEFGDGSGGVRSAMTEFYGGILFIVEAGEGAHLAVVTSEDADAGLVGHNMSELIEQLGEHLTAQPRTS
- a CDS encoding DUF742 domain-containing protein; translation: MSRPGRDDAPDRLYTVTQGRSRSGPDSPFDLVTLIVAECEPGPGMQSEHTAILRMTEAPTAVVEIAAELRLPVSITKILLSDLHAAGRVSVRHPRKAAVPDPDILEQVLVGLRNL
- a CDS encoding GTP-binding protein; amino-acid sequence: MDSAISDASTPARTPLGASADNGLKIVVVGGFGVGKTTMVRSVSEIRPLNTEETMTQAGEAVDDISEVRGKTATTVAFDFGRISLDARNVLYLFGAPGQERFWFLWDRLFSGTLGAVVLVDTRRIDDSWYAIDRLEHHGTPFIVACNDFGGPRHSPDAVREALDLDPRVPLVSCDARSRESSKQVLIALVEHLQACYAAQPRQEFV
- a CDS encoding cytochrome P450, which produces MSTDATDAVPLSGPRFQTEPALLYRQMRREHGAVTPVLLDGDVPAWLVLGYRELHQVTGDPVLFSRDSDLWNQWENIPGDWPLLPMIGRKQPSILYTVGERHRERAAMISDALEAVDPHVLRGHAERFADELVDRLCAKGEADLVGDYAMLLPVRVLTRLYGFSDEEGPALVTALNDMIDGRERAIAGQTHLGTSMARLLADRKAAPADDVASRMLADDSGFSEEEIAQDLMVMMAAGHQPTADWIGNSLRLMLTDERFAASLFGGRNSVAEAMNEVLWEDTPTQNVAGRWASRDTQLGGRRIRAGDLLLLGLQGANSDPQVRTDGSALTGGNNAHFSFGHGEHRCPFPAQEVAEVIARTGIEVVLDRLPDIDLAVPAGSLTRRPSPWLRGLTELPVRFTPTTALGGTSA
- a CDS encoding cytochrome P450 family protein, with the protein product MTTGTEEARIPLDPFVTDLDGESARLRAAGPLAAVELPGGVPVWAVTHHAEAKALLTDPRLVKDINVWGAWQRGEIPADWPLIGLANPGRSMLTVDGAEHRRLRTLVAQALTVRRVEHMRKRITELTDRLLDELPADGGVVDLKGAFAYPLPMYVVADLMGIEEARLPRLKVLFEKFFSTQTPPEEVVATLTELAGIMADTVAAKRAAPGDDLTSALILASEDGDHLTDEEIVSTLQLMVAAGHETTISLIVNAVVNLSTHPEQRDLVLSGEADWSAVVEETLRYSTPTSHVLIRFATEDVPVGDRVIPAGDALIVSYGALGRDERAHGPSAGEFDITRTSQNRHISFGHGPHVCPGAALSRLEAGVALPALYARFPRLDLAVPASELRNKPVVTQNDLFELPVRLV